The region GTGTGATATGTGCATGTGCACGGGTATACATAtgatgtgtgtatgtgggtgtgtgcAAATGTGCATATGCatgggtatgtgtgtgttggtgtgcaTGCACTCTGTGTGCATTTTTCCAGTAGGAAGCATGGACCAACTTTTGTCCCCTGTTCCAAGAGACCAGCCTCTGGGATCTAGGAGCGTTCTCTGAGCCATGGGGGTGCCCGATTTTCCTGGACACACAGACAGATGAGGCTGACTGCACTGGGGTAACCAATTCCCCACCTGCACTTGTTTGGTTCTAATGAGTGGCTTTTCCTAAAGAGAAACAGCAGTAACAGCAGGAACATGAGTGGGTTCTGTAAACTTGTAATCACACGTGTCAAACACCACGCGGCGTTTTCCCTGTAAAATGGAGGCAGGGCAGTCACACCGAGGGGACGCAGGAGACCGCCGTTTCCTCTGACAGAAGTTAATTGTAAACTCAGTATCCCTGAAAGGAAAGCGGGGACCATTTTCACATGTCTGTCATTTATCCTtggaggacacaaaacaaatatgttttctaaCACGTGACACCAGCATTACTCCGGTGGCCTCGGGCTATGTGCTGTTTCCAGTTGAGAACTGGAGGAGGGGAAACTGCTTTGCATGAGGGGGAGCATGCAGTGCAGGCTGATCGCAACTGCGCTGGAACCAGGTGCTGCAGGAGAAGTGGGCTGGGCCCGGGGCACCGGGAGGCCGAGGCTGGGGCAGTGAACAGCGGCTGTGCCTGAGATGGCAGGTGGCTGTCACTCACACGGCACACGTGCAAATCCACTGTTGGCCAGAAGCTTGTTTCAGTGCTTCTCGACCAGGAGGCATCATTGCAGGCCTCCCAGAGATGTGTGGGTGTTGGAGGGAAGCTCCTTACAAAGACATGGGGGAAGTTTATTAATGGTCCACCTCCCTGAAAGACCCCCCCCAGCCCACTTTGTGCAGAAGCTGACAGAGTCATCAAAGCGGCCACACCTTTAGGGCTGGGGGACCTGACACTGTCTGGGTGACAGCCCCTCCTACAAATCTGGGGAAAGCCACAAGCCTCCCCCAACAGTGAGCATGGAGAGCAAATGTTGCATTAAGTTCAGGGTGATAGGGCTTGGgttccagaaagcacagagcagTTGATCATGGGGTCAGCTGGGGGACCCCCTCCTGGCTCCTATGTCATGCCTGCCAGCTCTCCCCAAAGGCCGAGGCTCCCTAGCGCTGTTACCTTCTCTCCAACTTAGCCTCCAGTGTTTCCACTTTGGCAGTTCTGGCTTGCAGGCATGCCCGCCCCTTCACTTTTCAGAAGAAGCTGGGTGCCTGAGAGGGGCCACAGTGGGGAACTGTTGCCTTGGTGAGAGGCAACTTTGACTGGGATTTATACTTGGgggtttcctctctttttcctagAAAGGCATCCCTGTGTGCTGGCCTTGGGGCCAAGCACCAGGATCTCTAAGCTCAGAGTACCCTCCGAAGTCATTGCTGGGGACACTCTGGGGGCCTTCCTGACAGGAGTCCAGCAAGAAACCCCCCTGACCCTAGTCCTCACTGGCCTCAagcccctcttcccccacccacgTCAACCCAATCTAGACTGGCCCAGAGCCTATCCTTTCAGGGACTGAAGCCCGGCTCACAGTGCACCCTGGACCCTGGCATGGGGGAGCCTCCACTGCATGCACCAGCTGCACAGGGGGCATCAGAGGCTGAgagggccccaggccaggcaccctGCCCCTCCTCGCCCTCTGCCAGCGGGCGCTGAGTGTAGACTTCCAAGGCCTCCTGGATTTTCTGCTGAGGCTACTGGTTAGGCAGCCATGGCTGGGAGGGAGTCAGGAGCCGGAACCTAAACTATATTCACTGCCCCCTCAGCAGGAGCTGGAAATGTGGCCCAGGGCTTTCCCACAAGAACATTCTAGatctctgcccttcccctccttttttccCAGGAAGTGGACTTTTCAACCAGACCCTCCCCAATCTCTGCCAAGTAACTACAATGTTTGTCATGCACAGTGGTTCCCAGAAGGctggtgtctctccctccctctcacacacatgcacataccacacacacaggTCTATgccacataccacacacacagttctatgccacacacaccacacacacacacacacacagcatgcaTGCAAACATACCACACAGTGCACACCCACATGtgcgcacccccacccccatacacACGTGCACATAGCACGTGGGTCACACagacattacacacacacatcacaaacATGCACCACATGTCTCTGCACACACTTgccacacacagagagacacatgcAGCATATAGGGCATGCAGGTACCATATagacacacatgtacatacatgcacacactaGATACATGCACCAcatgtgagcacacagcacacacacaatCTTTGCCCTCCTAAAGGAGACCCAGTGGGTCCCTGCCAGCTTGATCTCTTTATTGAGGGTTGGCACTCCTCTTGGGGTGACCCTGTCCCTGAAGTCCCCAAGGGACCATTATGTGTGGTTACTCTGCACCTGGCGCTCCAAAAGGTTCCTAGAGAGGCTGCAGGGGCTCTGAGCTTCTCTGCGTGCAAGAGCGTAGGCTTTACGACAGGGTTTCTAAGAAGTCGTCCTGTCTGTAGTGTGATGATCAGAGTCCCTTTGTGCCACCCTTCTCCAGCATGAGAAAGGGTGGGTTCACAAGGCCAGGTGACTCACTAATGAGGAATTTGGGGCCTTTGGAGTGGCTTTTGTAAGTCTGGGGTTCTGAATTTGGCCAGGTGTGCCTGCTCCATGGGTTAACGTGTTCACCTATAAATAACAGCGGTGACAGGTCCCCTGTCAGCACCCGCTGATGGACGGTCCCCTCTCCCACCATTACAGCCTTGTGACTGTGGGAAAATTAATTTAAGTGGTAGTTAATTTCTAATGAATTCCACCCAAGCGGTTAATATGGTCCCTCCATGTTATGGTAACCTTCACGGATCATTGCATTATGTAAATAAATCCTACTTTATGCTGGTTTATTAAAAAAGAGTGCAACTGGGGAGTCTGGCTAAACCTCACCTGCGTGTGCACACAGCAAACTCTCGAAAGGAAAACCTTcaaggggagagaaacacagactcCACCCGGGTATTTTCTGGAATGCTGAGCTCCTTACTTTCATCCGGTTGCCTAAACAGCCAACTCTCACTGCTCTGGATAAATATCTCCAAATTCATCTTGctgtattttaaagagaaagaggagaatttTTACCCTAAAACCTATGCGAATTTCAAAGCCAAGTTTAACCAGGGTCTTCTCTGAAACCTGATTCTGAGGACAAGGCCTGAGTGGGCTttcactgggggcctggccaggagggtaaggctgggtgggtggggagaacaGGGGGAGAAAACCACTCAGCTAGTAGGTAGGTCTGGAGACCCAGGTGTGAGGCCTCacagggagggtagggcatggtGCTTCCTCAACGTCAAGTGAGTACAGATGGACTCACTTGCTgactgcccaggcctggcctgtgTGCAGAAGTGCCGTGAGGCTTGAAGCAGAATCTGATGAGGGTGGTACCCACAGACTATACCTAAAGGGCATTCTGATTTAGTCTGACAGCTCAGGGTGGCCTGCCTGTGCTTCTTAGCACAGGAAGCTATATCAAAACACCATGGAGAGAACTTAAACAAACAATACACACTTATTTTTCATAGATTTGAAGGCTGGATGTCCAAGTCCAGTGCAGTGGATTTGGTTTCTGGGGAGGTCTCTTCTGGGCTGGCGGCAGGCTGCCTTCTGGCTATGTCCTCAGGTAGGagagagcacatgcttgggtgtcTCTCTAGATAGGGGCCCTGATCACACCAGATCAGGCCCACCTTCATCACCTCATGTAAACTGAGTCGctttccaaaggccccacctccaaatgccatcacacTGCGGGTTATGGCTTCAACATGGGAAGTTGGGAGACACTCACATTCAGTCCCACAGCATTGTGCATGCAATGATCTAGTTAAGCTCTTACCTCTCACTTGGTTCATGTGTCTGGGGTTGGCTGGGATCAGCAGGGTGGTTTTTGTTGGGGTCTTCCACACAGTGGCCATCAGAGGGTGGCTGTGGCCAGGTTACTTCAAAGGCCCTTTCATCTTACCCCTGACATCTGACAGGAAAACCCACTCCTGGGCTCCTTGGACCTCTCTCCTTCTAAATGCCCTCTCTTTGTGGTGGCCTCAGGGTCACCACATTTTTTACATGGCCACTGAAGGATACCAGGACAAGTGCTCCAAGAGAAACCTGCAGAAGGTGTGTTGCTTGAAAGCAAGGAAGATGCTCTGACCAGAACCTGCAGCGCTGGTCCCTGATCTTCGACATCCAGCCTTCAGGGCTCTGAGCAATAAATACCTGTTGTGTGTAAGCCACTAGTTTCTGGTATTTGTGATAGCAGCCAGGGCAGACTAAGACAGGCTTCTCCAGGGAGGCAGAACCAACAGGATATATTTTAAGCAGTTGGCTCTTGCAATTTTGGAAAGTGACAAGTCTGAAATCTGGAGGCTGGGAACTCGGGCTGGTGCTGATGTTGTCATCTACTCCCAGAAAACTTTTCTCATACACATGTTCCTCAGGCTAGGATGGCCACTATTCACCCCATGAAATTCAGGCAATGCCCAGCACGCTGCACACCTTGCTCCTGGGCCTGGCTGCAGGTGTCTCTGGTTCTCCAAACCCCAGTGGGTCTGGGTAGGCCACAGCTGAGGTATATCCTGGACTTTGCAGAGTGATTCCAAAGTGGAAAAAAAGTGCAAGGCCAGGCCAGAAGTTTGAAACAATTGTGCATTGTTTACTAGTAACTGAGTCAGAAAAATATGGGCATAGTATCAAGTCCTGTACATCAGAATTGGCACTCTGGCAGCTGTCTTCCCCCATGGAATTGGCGGACATCCACTTTCTCTGCGGCGGTCTTCCACTGTCTTTCCCTGGGGGCTGTTTCCAGCTAATGCATCTCGACAGGTGTGTTGGGGCTACGACAGCACTTAAAATGAGACATTCCATGGAAGGCTCCGGGAAGTTTCTGTGGCCGTGGCCGAGTGGGTGACTCCAGCTTGGAGCATCTGTCTCAGCCAACACCCTTACCATGGTGGGTAGTGGGCAGAACCTGGGGGCCCTGGGCATTCTCTCCTTCCTATGACAAAGTGGCCCTGCTCTGTCTCCACAGGGACTTCCTGGACCTACCTGCAGATCTCACCTCTGTCCATGCTTCTTACAACATGGGGCCATGGTTTCAGGTGGATCCTCAGCTCTGTCCACTCAGGATTTGGGGGTCAGATGGATCTGCTCAATGCTGGCACTAAAGAAAAGCCAGCCAGGCCTGCAGGAAAGGGAACCTTGGATGCTGCCCAACTGGATCCCAGGTATCTCTAGGTGGCAGGTTCCATCTTGGATCACACTAGGCTGTTGAGGGCCTAAGCTGATCTTTCCCCCCCGGACCCCGAAAGCAGCCTCAGCTTTCCTGGGAggctttggaaggaagtcaccaGGAAACCTGTACACCAGGAGTGGCCTCCAAGTGGAAGTCTACCTTCCAGGAGGCAGCTCCTCAAAGACCTAAAGTCAGTTCAAAGCCTTGTCACTGGCTACAGTCCCTTTACCTGCCTGCAGGGACGCTTCTGGCAAATCTGCAGGGTGAGTTTCTATGTTAGGAGGCCTTTCCCTGTGTGACAGCCACCCACCCTGGAGCCTCTGCCACGAGCGCCACCCACTGTCACCCTCTGCCAGCACGCTTCTGGCACACTCCCCAGCCTGTCTTATCAGgcgtttttttccttttgggttccAAAGGCTGTCTCCTAGCCTCTGCTACCTTTCTTTTTGGAACCTCCCACACATCCTTCTAAGTGGCTCTCCACTGCCACTAAGGCAGCCGGGTGGGCTCCAGCGCCActctgggggaaggaagggctgaGGGTATGGCGTCTCCTTAAATCCTCCCAACCCCTCCACAGCCATTACTACCCCCAGCTCACAGGTGGGCTCAGCCCTTCGCAGTCTGAGCAAATGACCATTCAGAGAATAGAGGAAGCCAGATGACCCATGGCCGGGAAATAACTTACATACATAGGTAGAGACGAACCACTGGTAGCAAGTTCAGgcattgcaggggtggggggggaggacaggggaaaagggagagagagagagagagagagagagagagagagagagagagagagagagagagagagattttcctCCAGAGACCCTGGTCTCCATGCTATGGAGCTGTGCAAGTCTAGAACTTcagacatataattaaaaaaaaaaaggccaggtATTTCCTGGGGCTGAGACCCGTAAGAAATTAAATGATACCCAGACACCCTTCCTACCCTCCTCTATAACAATGCCTCCAGAGGGTGGTAGTGCCGTCAGCATCTGGCAGTGACAATGGGCTGACTTATCAGCAGAGCTGAGCCAGAACTCAAAcatgttaaaaaacaacaaaacaagccTACTTCAGGGGAGCCAGAGTAATACCCCTGAACTTGGCCCATAAGTATACTAAATACTGAGACAAACAGCAAAATCTGTCTTTTAAGATAGTATTTACATGCATCCAcatcaaattttgaaaatactgagATCTGAAAAACCACATGAAACTCTTCCGataaaaaatattagaacatCACACCAAATTACTAAAGGTTCTTGGAGAAGGATGAAAGTTTATGGAAATGAAGGGCGACTCAGCAGCAGCCCCGAGGTGGGCGGATGCAAGAACAGTGAGGCCACCACTTGCCTGTGCTCACCTGAGCAGGCCACCAGGTGGATAGCCCTGCTCAGCTGGCACTGGGGATTGTGCACTCTTACTGTCCTACATCCACAGCCTTTGACTGTTTGCCCACTGGGCCCTGTCTTTTATCACTTGGGAGGCATGCAAGGTTCCAGATGCAGATGTGAGGACTGCAAGCCACTACAAGTTGGCTATCAGTTTCCTGTCTCTCCTTCCACATGAGGTGCAGAGTACTACCCAGACCTGCAGACAGCTGACCGACAGTGTTTCGCTTCCTTCCTTCACACTTAGGGGCGGCCTCTGCCAAGAAAATGAAATCCCAGGTGACTTGGGGAGAGGTACTTAAAAGGATGAGAGGGATAAGGAGCATCTGGCACTTGATTTGTCCTCTAgcccttttctgtctgactgCCTGGAATGTTGGATGTAATAGCTGGGGCTCCAGCCACCATTTTGTGCCATGAAGTTGCCATGAGACTGGAAACCAAGCACCAAGAATTACCAGTGACAGAGAGGACAGAGACTGGGAAACCCAAACACCAAGAGTGCCTGCTAATGTCCCTTCTTGATGTAAGGCAAAACACTGCATATTTTGTTTACAGCACTATTTCCAGTCCCATCTCATGTAGTGGACACAAAATgaggcatgtcctcaggtgatcAGAGGACTATCTTTATGCATGAATCCATATACATACCATGTGTTTAGCACAAAACATGATACAACATAGAAGCTTAATAACTATTGCAGCGAATGGATAAATAAAGGAAGAATCACAGAACGTGGTTGACTTGCTAGAGAAGACTCCTTTACCCTAGATCAAAAAACATGTTAGGAGATTAAATTGATAGAAGTTATAAGTGAAAAACTATGGCTTCATTTTAGAACAGATGACTACATGTTATTAACACTGAAAGAACAATTAAACTTTCAGACAGAAATCTTAGGAGAAAGCCTCACTCAGAGGATGAAGTGCTAGAATTTCTGCACAGTAATTCATGTTATGTTTAGTATAATGGCATCACTATGTAAGGAAAAACATGCATCACTTTCTGAAGAAAAGACAATGAATCTTTCATGGTGTGGCCAGGGAAGGCAATCTGTTTGCACCCCACACGTGGGAGCTGCTTGGCTGGACCCCGGAGGCTCACAAGAGCTAGCTTCCTGACAGCTTTGTTCTGAATATCGATGCAGCCAAAGTCAATTTCTCATGCAATGCAAAACAGCTCTCTTTGTTCtgtaaatttctcattttctccatgctttttaaacagaaaaatgacaagtaGAACCCTGGAGAACAAAAATAACTGGCCTCTAACTGGGAATCTTGGCCACTAAgtataaaatacaacaaaatgcttcataaaccaaaaaaaggaatgagaatataaaaaaatcatatagATGCAGAAGTCAAAAATGATGTGTACAATATCTTATACCAACTTGTTGGAGAAATCAGGGCAGAGTGAcctgggaaaagaaagaggacGCTCCGTGGTTGCTGGCCTGAGACCCAGGTGTGTCCCAGGTTTGGGACAGCTGCGCAAGTGGGGACAGGAATTGAGTCAGGGACTTGCCTGAAGAGTCACAGGGTATGACTGAATGCATGTTTGGGGGGCTGATAATCCTACTTGCTTCTGGGGGGAGAAATTGGGTCTGGGGTTCAGGAGGAAGGCTTCCACTGCATTTTGAACAAAGTGAATACATtattaacaataatttaaattataattattttcaaaaatattctataCCAATTGTAGTGGATTGAATAGcatcctctgcccacccccaacttatatctcagaatgtgaccttgtttggaagtagggtctttgcagatgtcactaaattaaggatcttgagatgagggCATCCTGGATTAAgtagaatacatttctgttgctttaagccacaaGTCTGataatttgttgcagcagccacaggaaaataataaactactttttttttctttcctaaatgaTCTTGGTCTCTAGTAAATAAGTACACTtgaaatacaattaataaaatcAGTTAACTTCTTCCTAATTTTCCATCTTAAATTTGTACTaactagtaaatattttagatttctcAGGCTATATTGTTGCAACTACTCACACCTGGCTGCTGTGGAGGCACAGACAATATGCTAATGAACAAGATGGCTGTTTTCTaatacaactttatttacaaaaatgggtGGCAGACTGGATCTGGCCTATGGAACGTAACTTGCTGCTCCTGACctaaacacatttttttgttaTGCTGGGATTGTGGGGCTGTAAATGCTGGTCCAGTGGGTACAGGGAAGATGAGCTGTAAGAGGGCTTGGTCGGCACACATGCTCTGACCTTGGATCAAAGAGAGATTAGTAATCTCAGGagaaagcaacgatttggaactcCAGGTTGCTAGCAGTAAGCACAGGTGCATGTGGGCACAGGCCTCATTGCGTCACTACAGGCAGGACTGTCTGCCCCTCGGTATCTCCATAGATTCACTCATGTGGACATATGTCACCAGCACTGTGTGCTCTGCAGAGCCAGATGCTCACGAGGCAAGTAAACCTCACACTCACCTGTCAAGGAGAAAATAATCGAAAGGTGTGTTGTGTACACGTGCAAACTGTGTGCATACATACATCAAACAGCTAGAGACCTAGACAAATCCAGCATCTGACTTCACGATCCACACTAGTGCTGGAGGCATTTGGTCCGTTGGACGGGACATCAAGCACCTCTTCAGAAAGTCATGGGCTTGGTGTTGCAGGATGACCCAGTTCTAAATAAGGAGAGCAGACAATGGGGCTGCCTGCTTACAAGGAGGCAGGATCTTTCAAGTCTACATTCACTTGCTGAGTGCCTACGGTATGCCAGGCTCTGTGGCAGGCTCTTAAGGGCAAAGGTGTGACTGAAAAACAGGTTCTCGGAACTCTGCAGGGAGGGGCGAGTAGTATCAGATCCCTTTTTAAACTTGAAGCTTCAGTAGAAGCTTCTAGTCCAAGGCCCAACACCTAGGAAAGAGCAGAGCCAAGACTGCGGCCAGGGACTGTggccccctgccttcccctgggtTGCTGCTGAATCAGTCAGCACTCACCTGCCATGCTGCGGTAACCACTCCGAGCTCTCCTGTCTTCATACTGCAGGAGGGGCCTCTTGCCACACAGCGGGTACGTAGTGCACACATTCCACTCATGTATACATACACGTGTACATGGGTACTCATGTGTCAGACTGAGGGTGACGCATTTGATATCCCAAATACCTTCGTATATAAACAATTAATTGCCCTTGACTTAAGGACTGCTATCAAGGTCTTCCATCCTCATCCTGGAGACAGGAATGTTGAAAGGAATTTGAACCCGGGGAAAGCAGTAGTATGGCTGAATGCAGACACAGGGCCAAGAGCCACTCCACAGGGCAGTCTGAGACTGAATCTAGTTCTTTCTAAAGAACCTGCATTCTGATATTaggggtggtggtggcggcggggAGTAAacccattttccctcttccctgtCTCCCGCCAGCTTTCCAAATGGGGCTCTGGCCGGACTACATCTGGATAGAGTGAGATGCCTGGAAAGTGGAGTCAACAAAACCGGCAGGTCAATACTCGTAGAAAAcagaacatttacattttatttttcttcggTAAATTAACACCATCTCCCAAGGAAATGGTACAATCTTGCATGTTATTTTCACAGCCAAAGGAGCTACATCTGTCTCTGCTTGTGTCTTGGGTTCGTTTTGCAGTAGATGAACCACCGCCCACGCCTCTTCACCCGGTAACAGTCCCGGCAACGCTTCCGGAGGACGCCCTTGGTCTTGAACCCCAGAGCAGGCTGCAGGAAAGGCAAAGGGCGGCAGCAGAGCGGTGAAGCCACCACTTCGCTGGGCTTTGCACCTGCTGGGACTGCAACGCGCAGGGGACCGAGCAGGAGTGTGGAGAGCGCACGGGACGTCGTCGCGCAAAGACTCAGACGTAGGAGGGGGTTCACAGCAGAGACCaccattttctttataaaaacagtTGCCATGTTGTGGCTGAacctatgcaaaaaaaaaaaaaagtggttacaGCGTCTTCCGTGTTCCTACTATTACAACTTTGTTTTGCCTACTTCACTGTCGCGTAGGCACAGGAGCTGAGGGGTAAGAGGTGCTACCACTCCCCAGTGCAGCACAAACCCTGACAGCTCTGCAGGAGACAGGGGCACCGGGTGGAGCATTTGGCACACCGCCCTTTGCGGGAGCCCAGGCGAAGCTGACGAGACCTTAAGTGTAGGCCACGGCCCCCACTTTGAAATAATTAAGCCAGGTGGAGGGGTAAGTGACTGCCCGTGCGGTCTCAGCAATGAAGCGACGGCACGGAACTCCGGCGGGGCCGCTTCTCAGGTGCGGACTGCTCGGGGCTTCTCGGAGGAGGCG is a window of Desmodus rotundus isolate HL8 chromosome 1, HLdesRot8A.1, whole genome shotgun sequence DNA encoding:
- the MRPL36 gene encoding large ribosomal subunit protein bL36m gives rise to the protein MATVFIKKMVVSAVNPLLRLSLCATTSRALSTLLLGPLRVAVPAGAKPSEVVASPLCCRPLPFLQPALGFKTKGVLRKRCRDCYRVKRRGRWFIYCKTNPRHKQRQM